From the genome of Cystobacter fuscus DSM 2262:
TGGTCGAAGAGGTGCTGGAGGAACGTGTCCGGGTCCTGAGCCTGAATGCTGGGCGGCAGGTGTTCCTTGCGAAAGTCACGCAGGTTGTTCGTCACGATGGTCTGGGCCCCCACGTGCACCGCCGCGGCGAGGACGTGCCTGTCCTTGGGGTCGTTGCGCATCGCGGCGATGAGCCCCTCAATGCCCGGTGACCATGGCTTCGGGAAATGCCGCCTGCATCGTCGTGATGAGCCTGGCGGCCTTCTCTTCCGACATGCCGAGAGCCAGAACGAGGTTGCGTCGAACCTCTTTCAGAATCTCCTCCGACCAGTAGATCTGGATGAGCCCCTCGTTGGAGGCACGCAACAGCGTGTCACGGACGCTGAACGGGATGAGCACGTTCGCATCGAGGACGACCGCGAATGGAGCAGGGAACACGGTGCTCGCGCCCAGGTCTCATTCCAACTCGGGATACCCACCCGCTTCTTGCGTCTCCTCGCTCATCGCATCGAGTTGTGCGCGCCGTTCTTTCTTCCGCCGTGCCCGGAACTCCAGGACGTCCTTGCTGTAGAGCCGCCGGTGCGTGCCCGTGCGATGGAAGGGGATCTTCCCCTCATCGAGCAACTGAACCAGATACTGCCGTGACACGTTGAGCAGATTCGCGGCCTCTTGAGTGGTGAGCTCCTTGTGCACGGGCATGACCGTGACGGCTTCTTCAGAAGCCAAGGTGGCCAAGAGCTGCTTCAAGAGCATGAGGACATCCGTGGGAATCAGCGCGGACTCATGAGTGGGCCCGATCAAACTGAATCGAGGCCGCTCCCCTTCGTCGCGGAGCCCTCGGTCGACAAGTTGCGCGAGCCGCTGAACTTGAAGCAAAGCAGCCCCGGTTACGGCAACAGGTTCCAAAGCCCGCGGAGCATCCAGGACGTCAGAAGAGTGTTGTGCGGTCATGGGCCCCTCCATGGGCGGACGGCACGTGTAACTTGCTGGTTACATTGACAAATATGGACGTATTCGACGTAAACGCAAGCCGTTTTCGACCTCCAGGTTCATCAGCCCCCTGCTCACGCCCAACCTTTTGAAATCAGGTGTCTTTCTCCTAATTCGCGACCTCGCTCGCCTGCTCGGGTGCAAGGCGTGAATGACGCAAGTGCAACTTGGGCTTC
Proteins encoded in this window:
- a CDS encoding helix-turn-helix domain-containing protein, coding for MTAQHSSDVLDAPRALEPVAVTGAALLQVQRLAQLVDRGLRDEGERPRFSLIGPTHESALIPTDVLMLLKQLLATLASEEAVTVMPVHKELTTQEAANLLNVSRQYLVQLLDEGKIPFHRTGTHRRLYSKDVLEFRARRKKERRAQLDAMSEETQEAGGYPELE
- a CDS encoding PIN domain-containing protein, yielding MLIPFSVRDTLLRASNEGLIQIYWSEEILKEVRRNLVLALGMSEEKAARLITTMQAAFPEAMVTGH